A genomic segment from Gadus morhua chromosome 4, gadMor3.0, whole genome shotgun sequence encodes:
- the gemin8 gene encoding gem-associated protein 8: MATEKTAWVSSPSYSRYWRHYQQAMGWYQTHRQAFSKALLAAHGPACYGQLYPCKSSSNQLNHLYTERHGGARDCGGRGRRGEKRYRESPEPLGCEEEVEEDSDLEEGEPEIECDVSNMEITEELRQYFALTEKHREELKKQQELEDKEHACYVPADQDLHRGARLGTTAAPNERPGVRRGAEMRKLYGVDTAKIQAMEAALQLNFDRNCDRKLPKYWPVIPLRL, translated from the exons ATG GCCACAGAGAAGACTGCCTGGGTGTCCAGCCCTTCGTACAGTCGGTACTGGCGGCACTACCAGCAGGCCATGGGCTGGTACCAGACACACCGACAAGCCTTCAGCAAGGCGCTGCTCGCGGCTCATGGCCCGGCGTGCTACGGTCAGCTGTACCCCTGTAAATCCTCCTCTAACCAACTCAACCACCTGTACACTGAACGGCACGGCGGGGCCAGGGACTGTGGCGgccgggggaggagaggggagaagaggtaCAGGGAGTCGCCTGAGCCGCTGGGCtgtgaggaggaagtggaggaggacagCGACTTGGAGGAAGGAGAACCAGAGATTGAATGTGACGTAAGCAACATGGAGATCACGGAGGAGCTCCGGCAGTACTTCGCCCTGACGGAGAAGCACAGAGAAGAACTCA AGAAgcagcaggagctggaggacaAGGAGCACGCCTGCTACGTGCCCGCCGACCAGGACCTCCACCGGGGGGCGCGGCTGGGCACGACCGCCGCGCCCAACGAGCGTCCCGGGGTACGGCGCGGGGCGGAGATGAGGAAGCTGTACGGCGTGGACACGGCCAAGATCCAGGCCATGGAGGCAGCGCTGCAGCTCAACTTCGACCGTAACTGCGACCGCAAGCTGCCCAAGTACTGGCCCGTCATCCCCCTGcgcctctga